The Candidatus Saccharibacteria bacterium RAAC3_TM7_1 nucleotide sequence CCCTAGCGCCAGAACAAATAATTCAAAAATAATTAAAGGTAGCCACACGATATTCCAAGTAAGATCCACGCCGTTAATAAGCACAAAAGCAACCACCACTAGCAAGTTAATGGCGAGGTTGATAAGCGCTGATACCGAACCGGCGATAACGACGACATAGCGTGGGAAAGCGAGCTTGCGCATTAAGTCACCCTTCCCCACAATGGACGTGACTCCGTTTACCGTAACTTCGACGAAGTAGCTCCACAGCACAACACCCAACAACAAGTATACGGGGTAGTGTGGAATGTCATCACCAAACCGGAGGAAGCTAACAAACACAACATACAAGACGGCAAAAAGTGCTAATGGCCGTAGCAATGTCCATAAATAGCCCAGCACCGAGCCTTTATAACGAAGCTTAAAGTCAGTAACAACAAGCTGCTTCAGGATAATAGCAGAGTAGCGGTAGCGCTGCTTAAGGGTTTGTAGCATATTCACAACTTTCTCTATTATAGCCTAATCAGGGCTGTTTCCATAGATAGCTCGGCAGGCCGTTCTGCTATAATAACGGGGTATGAATATTGTCATCACTGGAGTAAGTGGGTTTGTCGGCAAGCATCTTGTACGTGAGCTTTCTGCCGCAGGTCACGCTGTTATCGGTATTGGAATGGAAGAGGTAGCCCATCCTGAGATAGCTGATCTATTAACTGAATATGTCAGCTGCGATCTAGCCGAGGCGTGGCCTAAGATAGCTACTCCTGTCGATTCGATTATCCACTTAGCTGGACTAGCAGCGGTTGGCCCTTCATTCGAAAAGCCACAAGCATATATTAATCTCAATAGCGCTATGGTTACCAACATGGCAGAAGCTTACCTTCATGAGGAGAAGAAGCCTCGCTTGGTTATTATTAGCAGCGGGGCAATCTATGACTCAAACCAGCCAATGCCACTGACAGAAGCGTCAACGATTAGCTTTAGCTCACCTTATACCGTAAGCAAGGTGCTCCTAGAGAACCAAGCCGCCTACTATCGCACCCAGGGACTTGAATGCATCATCATGCGTCCCTTTAACCACATTGGTCCCGGCCAGCTGCCCGGCTTCCTAGTTCCCGACCTCATCGAAAAGATTTGCACCGCCGAGAATACGAGCAGTCTTATCAAAGTAGGAGATTTATCTACAAAGCGTGACTATACAGATGTACGTGATGTCGTTAAAGCGTATGCTTTAGTAGCTACTGCGCCCGAGACTCCTCACGAAGTCTACAACGTCTGCTCGGGAAAAAGTCTCAGCGGTGAAGAGGTATTAATAACCATCCAGAAAGCTATGGATGCCGAACAAGTAGCCACCGAGACCGATCCTAGTCTCATACGCCCCAACGATGCGGCCGATATACGGGGCGACAATAGTCGATTGACGGCTGATTTTAATTGGCGGCCAGTTATTTCGTTTCGTCAGACGATTCAGGATATACTCAAAGAAGACAAATAGTTTTGAATGACCGGGATGAACCCGGTCATTTTTGTATTTTTAGTTCTTTCCTTCTAGACCAAGGTCATGTTCGACCATCAGTTTTACAAGTCCCGGGAAATCAACTTTACGTCGCCAGCCAAGCTCTTGCTCGGCTTTTGAAGGGTCGCCCAAAAGTATATCAACTTCCGCTGGACGGAAGAACTCCGGGTTAACGCGTAGTACAACCTTGCCGGTAGCAGTGTCGGTAGCGGTTTCGTCTACTCCTTCACCTTGCCACGACAGATTGATTCCTACTTCTTTGAAAGCCTGTTCCGCAAAGTCACGGATTGTGCGCGTTTCACCACTTGCTAACACATAATCGCCCGGCTTATCCTGCTGCAAGATACGCCACATACCTTCGACGTAGTCACCAGCATAGCCCCAATCGCGTTTGCTATCTAGGTTACCAAGCTCCAAGACTTCTTGCTTGCCAAGCTTAATACGGGCAACTGCTTTGGAAATTTTACGGGTGACAAACTCTGATCCACGACGTTCACCTTCATGGTTAAAGAGAATACCGCTCACAGCATACATGTCGTAACTCTCACGGTAATTTCGCGTAATCCAGTATCCATAAAGTTTTGCCACTCCATAAGGACTGCGCGGGTGAAATGGCGAGTCTTCATTGTAGCCACTACCGGGTCGATTGTAGTCCAGCCCACCAAACATCTCTGAAGTAGAAGCCTGATAAAAGCGCGCAGTTTTCTCTAGACCGGCTATACGGATTGCCTCTAGTACATTCAATACTCCCTTACCGGTCAGCTCTGCGGTCAGCAGTGGGTCGCGGAATGAGTAGCCGACGTGGCTAATGGCCGCCAGGTTATATATTTCATCAGGCTTGATCTCTATCATAGCCCGTGCGAGTGCGCTAAGATCCATCATATCTGCCAATACGATATTCACGTATGGCATTTCATCTTTTACCGCTTGGTAGCGCGGATGGCTTGCCTCCAGCTGTCCTCGGATTGTTCCATATACTTCATACCCTTTTTCATGAAGTAATTTCGCCAGGTGGCCAGCATCCTGACCGGCAATACCAGTAATAAGCGCCCGTTTCGCAGTCATTATAAAATCTCCCTTTTCACTTCTTTCATTATATACAAATTATCGACGGTAGTCATCCGCAAGACGCACAATATCATCCTCGTTAGAAGGATTATCAACATCGGCGTGCTGCCAAATTTCTGCAACTAGGACGATACTGTCTCGGTCACCTTCAAGACGATGACGTTCACCTTTCTCAAATTGTACGACTTCACCGGGTTGCGCATCGTAACGTTCACTCTCTTCGTCGGTTTTACTGCGACGATAGCCACCGCTTGTTAAAAAACGCCATCTTTCGGCGCGGCGATCGTGATATTGCCAACTAAGTCGTTCACTTCCTGGCTTTACTACTAAAAACTTTGGGCTAAGTTCAGCATCCTTAATACCCATACGAGCCTCGTCTGGAGTCAGACCAGGGAAGAATTCTGCCACAAAATCGTCCGCCTGACTGGAGTCGATACGAAAGTAAGCACCCCATGGCTTGGAGGTGCTTTCCTCTACAACTACGTAGCCACTGTTGATTATCTTTTCTTTAAGCTGAGCAATAAACTCTTCAAAACTTTCTTCTAGTGGTAGTGTTTCAAGGGTCGGTAATAAATCAGCTTTATGTTCAGTCATATATCTCCTCTGTCACCAATAATACTTGGTTCTTTGGATGTTTGCTACACTTATATGGAGATGCGTATTGCAATTGATGCCCGGATTATTAACTCTTCAACTGGACGATATGTCGAGCGGCTACTGCATTATCTTGAAAAGTTGGACACCGAAAACGATTACATCGTGCTGGTGCGGCGAAAAGACCTTAAGTTTTGGCAATCGTCTAATCCGCGTTTTAGCGTGCAGGTGGCCGAATATGACAACTATTCATTCGCTGAGCAGATTGGCTTCAAGCGCTTTCTCGACAGGCTCGCTCCCGACCTGGTGCATTTTTGTATGCCGCAGCAGCCAATCCTTTACCGTGGCAAAAAAATCACTACGATACACGACCTCACGCTCCTAAATACCTATAATTCAGATAAAAACTGGCTCATTTTTCACGCCAAGCAACTCGTCGGCCGTTTTGTTTTTAAACGCGTCGCCCGCTCCAGCGACCATCTGTTGACACCGACACAGTACGTCAAAGACGATGTGGTGAGGTTTGCTGATGTGCCTGCAGATAAAGTTACCGTCACCTACGAAGCGGCAGATGTATCTCACGAAGCCTTAAAAGAGTACGATCACCCCTATAAACGCTTTATTGTCTATGTCGGCCAGCAGTCCGACTACAAGAATATCCGTCGGCTCGGTGAGGCACACCAAGCACTCATCGGAACTCGCCCCGACCTCGGGCTTATCCTGGTCGGCAGCCTCAATGCCAGCACTCTAAAAAACAAGCGCTATTTTGAGAAGCAAGGCTTCAGAAACATCCTCTTCACCGGCTTTATCCCTGATGGCCAGAAAGATTGGCTGCTGACTCATGCCGAGGCGTATGCCTTTCCTTCTCTTATGGAGGGGTTTGGCTTGCCAGCCCTTGAAGCTATGGCGCTCGGTACACCGGTTGTCAGTAGCAACGCCACCTGCCTTCCCGAGGTCTACGGCGACGCCGCGCATTATTTTGACCCGATGAATACCCAAGACATCACCCGTGCAGTCGGCCAAGTACTCGACGACAAGACATTACGCGAAGAATTATCGCGGCGCGGCAAGCTTCAAATCAAGAAATACTCCTGGCAACGTATGGCCGAGCAAACTTTGACCGTTTATCGGCAGATTCTCGAGAAGAATTAAGAGCTTTTTTGGGCGATAATAATGCGGCGATCGCGACCAATACCCTCAGAAAAGGTTTCGACGTCTTCGTATTCCTGCGCCACCTGGTGGACAACGCGGCGATCGGCAGCATTGAGATTTGCGACATGCGAATCACCTGTCTCACGCACTGCTTCGATCCACTCACGAGCCTTTTCAGCAATCTTTTCGGCACGCTGCTTCTTGTAGTCGGCGACATCGATGTTGACTCGTACCAGCTCGGCACCGTGGTTGCGGAGTGTGGTGGAGACGATATACTGCAGGCTGCGTAGTGTTTCGGCATTCCGGCCGATCAAGATACTGTTGTCATCACTCGATGGTACGGCAAGTTCGATCACGTCATCACTCACCGAAGCATCCACTTCTATATTGACACCAAAGAAGGTGAGCAGATCCTCGAGATATTTTTTAGCGTATTCAACCGATGCGGTGTGATCCATATTATTTCCTCCTCTTACCAGAATCCTTGGCGACGATACGCGTCACAGTCGCCTCACGCGCTGACTTCTCACGCTTGGTGGTGGCTGCTGACTTTTTGCTCTTACTCGGTGACTTGACTGGCTCGTCGGCGATTTCTTCGAGCTCTTCTTCGTCTTGCTTGAGCAGGTAAGCCTGTTGGGCGACGGCCACCAAGTTTGATACGGCGTAGTAAAGGGCAAGTGCACCCGGCACGCTGATCATAACGAAGAACATGAAGATTGGTAGTATTTTGCTCATACGCGTCATAATAATAGCGTTCATCTCGCTCTGGTCAGCATGCTTTCCATCGGCGGCTTCGGCCATAATGTCGCGGATACGGCGCTTCGATTTTTGCTGCGGTGCGGTTTGCTTTGACATGACGTATTGGGTATAGGCAGCGAGCAGGGCAAGTAGCACGAGGAAAATCTCCACTCCGCCGTTATGAAAAGCTGGCTTTGTCAGGTCAACAAAACCAAACAGTTTCTCATTGAAGTTGTGGGGGTTTGCGATCAGGTCTTTAATCGGCCCGAACTGTTCGAGGAAGTCATAGGTGAATTTGCCGATTTGGTCACGGCTTCGCGTAAAGATATTGATCACCTGGTAGAGGGCAATAAAGATCGGCAGTTGGATGATGAGAATACCAATCGAGCGGAACGGATTGACGTTGTGCTTTTTGTAGAGCTCCATCATCTGCATGCTCTCGAGCTGTTTATTGCCTTTGTTGCGTTTCTTGATGGCGGCAAGCTCTGGCTGCAGTTTGCGCATGGCACGTGACTGATGCAACATACTGCGTGTTAGTGGATACAACAGGACACGTACGAGTACGGTAAATAGAATAATGGCGACGCCAAAATCATGTCCCGGGATAATGCTATAAAGCCCAAGCAGCATGTTAAAAATCGGCTGGACAACTATAAGCTCAAAGATGTTCACGTGGCGATGTAACTCCGTTCTATCGTCTCTAGGATATTACTGGTAGTATATCAGTTTTTAGCTGATTTGTAGAGACCAGCCTCGCTGAGCAACTGGTCAAGTGCCGTCGTCAATTCTTCGTAGCTCGTCGTAGCGACCTCTGCCGATCCGACAATACAGACAATGTCGGCATTTGCTGGCAATTGATCTAGGCGCTCTCGGAATGATTCATAGAGGCGGCGACGGATGCGATTGCGCACTACCGCGCCTTTGGCAACTTTTTTACTTACAACGACTGCAATACGCGTCTCATGACGGCGCGGATTTGAGGTCGATTTTATCGTAAATAGTCGCCCACGAACCGGACGGCCGTTGGCGTAGACATAGCGAATACTTCCATGCCCATGGAATCGATTCTTATACGCAAGCATGACTCTCCTAGTATACTAGACTGTCAGCCGAGCACGCCCTTTGGCGCGACGACGCTTCAAAACCGCGCGTCCAGCTTTGCTGGCAATACGAGCACGGAAGCCGTGCGTACGAGCACGGTGACGAGTGTGTGGTTGGTGGGTTCTTTTTGGCATAACTTCCAGCCATTATAGCCTAGTTATCCCTTTTTCTCAAGAGGTATCCCCTTGCTTTGTAGATGTTTTCTGGTGTAACTATGATTTGCAATCCACAGAAACAGCAAGTTTATCCACAGGTTTCTTAGAGGTGGGCGCCGATTGTGGATAACTCTACCTCAATACTGCCCTTTTGGTAAGCAACACTTCTTGTGCTTGTGGAAAACTCCCGACTTGGCTACAATTATGAGTAGTAAAGAGTTAAGATAATAGCGATCCAGGGGGTATATGAGTCATTCTTTGTGGCAAAGCGTTTTAGGTGAGATTGAGCTCTCGGTTTCGCACGCCACCTACATGACTTGGTTTAAAAACACCGAACTGGTTAACCAATCAGCTTCTGAAGTTACTATCGCTGTACCAAATATCTTCGCCA carries:
- a CDS encoding glycosyl transferase, group 1 (RAAC3_TM7_1_302), whose protein sequence is MEMRIAIDARIINSSTGRYVERLLHYLEKLDTENDYIVLVRRKDLKFWQSSNPRFSVQVAEYDNYSFAEQIGFKRFLDRLAPDLVHFCMPQQPILYRGKKITTIHDLTLLNTYNSDKNWLIFHAKQLVGRFVFKRVARSSDHLLTPTQYVKDDVVRFADVPADKVTVTYEAADVSHEALKEYDHPYKRFIVYVGQQSDYKNIRRLGEAHQALIGTRPDLGLILVGSLNASTLKNKRYFEKQGFRNILFTGFIPDGQKDWLLTHAEAYAFPSLMEGFGLPALEAMALGTPVVSSNATCLPEVYGDAAHYFDPMNTQDITRAVGQVLDDKTLREELSRRGKLQIKKYSWQRMAEQTLTVYRQILEKN
- a CDS encoding spoIIIJ-associated protein (RAAC3_TM7_1_303), whose product is MDHTASVEYAKKYLEDLLTFFGVNIEVDASVSDDVIELAVPSSDDNSILIGRNAETLRSLQYIVSTTLRNHGAELVRVNIDVADYKKQRAEKIAEKAREWIEAVRETGDSHVANLNAADRRVVHQVAQEYEDVETFSEGIGRDRRIIIAQKSS
- a CDS encoding NAD-dependent epimerase/dehydratase (RAAC3_TM7_1_300); translation: MTAKRALITGIAGQDAGHLAKLLHEKGYEVYGTIRGQLEASHPRYQAVKDEMPYVNIVLADMMDLSALARAMIEIKPDEIYNLAAISHVGYSFRDPLLTAELTGKGVLNVLEAIRIAGLEKTARFYQASTSEMFGGLDYNRPGSGYNEDSPFHPRSPYGVAKLYGYWITRNYRESYDMYAVSGILFNHEGERRGSEFVTRKISKAVARIKLGKQEVLELGNLDSKRDWGYAGDYVEGMWRILQQDKPGDYVLASGETRTIRDFAEQAFKEVGINLSWQGEGVDETATDTATGKVVLRVNPEFFRPAEVDILLGDPSKAEQELGWRRKVDFPGLVKLMVEHDLGLEGKN
- a CDS encoding mannose-6-phosphate isomerase (RAAC3_TM7_1_301), whose amino-acid sequence is MTEHKADLLPTLETLPLEESFEEFIAQLKEKIINSGYVVVEESTSKPWGAYFRIDSSQADDFVAEFFPGLTPDEARMGIKDAELSPKFLVVKPGSERLSWQYHDRRAERWRFLTSGGYRRSKTDEESERYDAQPGEVVQFEKGERHRLEGDRDSIVLVAEIWQHADVDNPSNEDDIVRLADDYRR
- a CDS encoding hypothetical protein (RAAC3_TM7_1_305); this translates as MLAYKNRFHGHGSIRYVYANGRPVRGRLFTIKSTSNPRRHETRIAVVVSKKVAKGAVVRNRIRRRLYESFRERLDQLPANADIVCIVGSAEVATTSYEELTTALDQLLSEAGLYKSAKN
- a CDS encoding NAD-dependent epimerase/dehydratase (RAAC3_TM7_1_299); its protein translation is MNIVITGVSGFVGKHLVRELSAAGHAVIGIGMEEVAHPEIADLLTEYVSCDLAEAWPKIATPVDSIIHLAGLAAVGPSFEKPQAYINLNSAMVTNMAEAYLHEEKKPRLVIISSGAIYDSNQPMPLTEASTISFSSPYTVSKVLLENQAAYYRTQGLECIIMRPFNHIGPGQLPGFLVPDLIEKICTAENTSSLIKVGDLSTKRDYTDVRDVVKAYALVATAPETPHEVYNVCSGKSLSGEEVLITIQKAMDAEQVATETDPSLIRPNDAADIRGDNSRLTADFNWRPVISFRQTIQDILKEDK
- a CDS encoding ABC-2 type transporter (RAAC3_TM7_1_298); the encoded protein is MLQTLKQRYRYSAIILKQLVVTDFKLRYKGSVLGYLWTLLRPLALFAVLYVVFVSFLRFGDDIPHYPVYLLLGVVLWSYFVEVTVNGVTSIVGKGDLMRKLAFPRYVVVIAGSVSALINLAINLLVVVAFVLINGVDLTWNIVWLPLIIFELFVLALGMSFLLSALYVRFRDINYVWEVLMQAGFYLTPILYPLSMVKQFSEFAGKFLLLNPMAQIIQDARYALVTPRTDTVYTVFAGSAYWLIPFALVALVAGASAVYFRRKSPSFAEDI
- a CDS encoding 60 kDa inner membrane insertion protein (RAAC3_TM7_1_304) gives rise to the protein MNIFELIVVQPIFNMLLGLYSIIPGHDFGVAIILFTVLVRVLLYPLTRSMLHQSRAMRKLQPELAAIKKRNKGNKQLESMQMMELYKKHNVNPFRSIGILIIQLPIFIALYQVINIFTRSRDQIGKFTYDFLEQFGPIKDLIANPHNFNEKLFGFVDLTKPAFHNGGVEIFLVLLALLAAYTQYVMSKQTAPQQKSKRRIRDIMAEAADGKHADQSEMNAIIMTRMSKILPIFMFFVMISVPGALALYYAVSNLVAVAQQAYLLKQDEEELEEIADEPVKSPSKSKKSAATTKREKSAREATVTRIVAKDSGKRRK